In Ciconia boyciana chromosome 14, ASM3463844v1, whole genome shotgun sequence, the genomic stretch ttaaatttataagTATatgtttaatgtattttatgtatttaaaattaaatatttaaaattttatctattatatataaaatacatattattaaTACATATCACAGGAGCTATGAGAGACATTTGTCAGTTTCCGGGACTTTTTCCCACATGCATCAAGccaaaaaagataaattttgcGGTCATGCATAGAACAAAGAAAAGTCTCCTTTGTTCTAGTTCAAAAGACTCCTCCTGAATAAACAGCTCTGGATTTGAAGCATAAATATTCTAGTTCCACGTTCTTCCTGGTCCAGGTGCCTTAATTTCCATTGTTCAAAGCTTAAACAGGAGGCATGAAAGTTAAAAAACCCGACATAAATggagagaaaatgtctttcagaaGGTTTCTCCTCTCTCCAAGTAGTTTAGAATCTTTGTGTTGGTGTTAGTAATGCTTTAAGGGGAGATGTGATTTAACTGGCAAAAATAATGGGGTTTAGATTTGGTGTGCAGGAGCAATAGGCTCAGCTACCTCTGCTGCCTTGTTTCCTTAGCTAAGGGTTGTGATATGTGCAGGTGGGTTCACAAGCTTGAAGAAAAGTTCTCTAATAGAAACAAGGCTGTCAGCTGAAACTGGCATCATAAgctaaaaagtaaaataagaaataagtttcttaatttgttttcaaaggggCGTACTCATTTTTGTCAGCTAGCGTCATGCTGTTGTAGCCTTATCAGCTAGGCAAGATTTGCTGTGCAGATAAAGCTGGCTTATAGTTAGGGGGACTgcacatgaaataaaaccagtgtGTGCGAGAACTGAGATTGCTTTGCTAATTTGCTGTCAGATGGAATGCCGTCAGTCTGTCAGTAACACTCCGATTACCTGGTTCGGAATTGCATGTGTTACCTAACTCACAAACATGAAAGTTGTAAACTAAATCCTCTATTTTGGTACTTTAGCATTAGCTTCTTTCTGTCGCCTTAAAAATGCTATTCTTGCTCATCAAACCTGAGAAAGTGTGatctctcctttgctttttttccactgctgttgACACTGACCTTGTGAGCTTTTTGGGGCAAGActagttgttttgtttgtgcaCACGGTATGAAGCATGAATCTGAGaacatgctttcatttcaggGCTGACGGCTGATGCCAGAATAGTTATAAATAGAGCTCGTGTGGAGTGTCAAAGCCACAGACTTACAGTGGAGGATCCTGTCACCGTGGAGTACATCACGCGTTACATTGCTAGTCTGAAACAGGTATGTTGGACCGCACAGAGATGCTTAAAATATGTCCTGATGAACAGCGCTTCAGactaaatacataaaatgtCTGTCCTGGCCTTGTTCGACTCGGCTGGTAAAAATCAGTGTAACAAAACACATTGCGGGTGTTTATTGGCAATAGGGATGTAGTAATGGAAAAGGAGGATTGattacagtttgttttttttccaaaggtgaAGAAATTAATTAGTACTTGTAAGGACTGCATAACTACATTTGTGATATCATCAGGAACACTCTCCTAACAGTGGTGCTGTGTTActgtcaaaatgttttcatggcTCTTGTTTGCTTTCCCTCCTACTAAGCCATTGCAGGGAAGGGTAAGAGGGGAGCAAATCAGTGCAGtacttaatatattttatattcattcatttaaaatgaattacaATGTCAAAATATGCCCAACTGCATTCTGtgataaaattattcatttgcCACTGTATTAAACTGATTTTCAGCCATTAGTGGGGATTAGAAAAAGTCAAATTTATTTACACACAGGCATGTTTTAGTATAGTGATGATGATAATAGTGTAATTTGTAGTGTAATAATTCATAGTGTAATAGCGTAATAATCACTAGCCTGCCAGAGCAGAATGCCACTTCCCAAAGTTTCACTTTGTTCCTTTACAGTAATCTCACATTTGTGTCTTTCATTCTGGCACATTCCTGATTTCTCTAAAACTATTACAAACCATGAATCTCACACAGTATTCCGGCTGCGATAATGCTGCTGTTGTCAGGCTGCCTTGATCGTGGCCACTTCTGGTGTGTGACGTGGCAATGACTTTGCTAGCCCAGTGTCAGCAGGAGGGCTGTAACGTGGGCTTTACTGTAGCCTGCTCGTTGCCACAGAGGGTGCCGTGCTTCCTAATGGGATTGTTGCAAATCATTGGTGAAAACTGATGTTGTGTTCAGGTGTCATCCTCCTCTTTTTTGGCTTCCTAAGCATGCTTGTCAAAGCAGAGCACTACACCCGGGCTTGCAGACTTAGCTCTCTGCCTCTCAGCGCCACCAAGCTGAGAGATTTTCTTCCCGATAGCTGTAATCACGCAGCAAACTCCACTGAGTGTTAGGAACCTGGACAAGGGCTTGGACAATAACCTCCTCTTACTTGCCTCGCTTGTGGTCTTCTGTAAGACACAGAATCCTAACTTTAACAGGTAAATTGGTAAGAGAGCCCGCTAAAAGTATTTCTGGTGCCTCTTCTGGTTGTAACTTCTACACTGGCTGCTTTCCactctaaaaatgtttttagaactgcttctgaaataaatgtctCGTCTTTCTGCTCAGAGATACACGCAAAGCAACGGTCGCAGACCTTTTGGTATCTCTGCTCTTATCGTGGGATTTGACTTTGATGGAACCCCCCGGCTGTACCAGACCGATCCCTCTGGTACATACCATGCTTGGAAGGTGAGTTGATTCTGTCTCTTGTggagaaataacaaaatatttgtgagtTTGTCTCCTTTAAAAAGAGACTGGTGTAAAAGGAGATCTAACTGGCCAGATGGTGCTGGCTCacagctgcaaaaatccttAATGATCAAATTTACTGAGAATGGCAGTCTGCAGTTCAGCTTTACTTGGGAAATCTTATTGTGTTTTCCAAAAAGCCACCTGTGCCTGACAACTGTGTGTGACATTTAGGCAGTAACATGTTCAGTCTCCTGAAAAATACATGGTGATCACAAAATGGTTTCAGATTATTTAAGTGCTCAACTTGTATTTCTTGCTTATTCTGTAAATGAAGTCTTTTCTAAACTTCccttcattatctttttttcccctcaacgTTTCCAGGCTAATGCCATTGGCAGAGGAGCCAAATCTGTGCGTGAATTTCTGGAGAAGAACTATACTGATGAAGCCATTGAAACAGATGATCTAACTATTAAACTGGTCATCAAGGCTCTTCTTGAGGTGAGTCTGTTTCAAATCCCTTGTGTGACTTTTCACTGTATGCCTGGATTAACTTCTTAAATGTGAGTACATGTACTTTCCTGTGACGTTCATGAGGATTTTGTATGAAAGGATCTGTGAAAACTGTTTGTAGGCCATACATGTGGGATTAAATTCAAGGTTCACAATATTTCAGGTAACAGTTTCTGTAGCTTACACAGAAGAACTTACTAGCAGTTCTCTGGGGAGGAAAACAGACTTCAGTTCTGggcattaaaacaaatgcaCCGAAGATGTGCTAAACCATATGTagaatgttttgcttttttattgaaGTTTAAGATGCAGAAAATATCAAAAGTCAGATGGTGGAAACAAGGTGTTCTTCACCAGCCACTGAGTGCATTGATGCCAGAAGGAAGACCCTTATTTTTGGGGAGTTAAACTGCTACTGGACTCCAGAGCTTAGAGCTAATGAGCTAAATACTCCCCATCTGGATCTCTTCTCCTAAGAACACCTGAAAGGGGGTTGTTAGAATTAATTAATGGACCTGCTCCTAATACATCTGACTCTTGTTAAGGTCGTGCAGTCTGGTGGGAAGAACATTGAGCTGGCAGTTATGAGGCGAGAACAGCCGCTGAAGGTAAGgtctttgttttgctcttctcCCTTTGGAGCTGGTTTCTCTGATACTGGATACTGTCCTTGTTGATCTGAATTGACTTCCAGCCCTTAATCTCGCATTCCACCCTGGCAAATACTTCTGTTTATTATTAGTGGCCAAGGAATGTTGTTGTGTCTGCACAAGGTACCTGTGTCTGTATAAATACCAGTCAACTCTCTTTCCATATCAGAACTAGAATTGCTTAAATAAAAGCCTCTAAGTTGTATTAGTATCTTGAGGGTCACCTGTGTTTCTGGTTTTAGATCCTAAACCCTGAAGAAATTGAGAAGTATGTTGctgaaattgaaaaagaaaaggaagaaaatgaaaagaaaaaacagaagaagacATCATGATGAATGAAATTCAGCTGCTtagctgcttctttttaattcaagtGATGGGTTATTCTGTATAGACAACATGTAGGCATTCCAGTTACTCATACTGTGCCCCTCCTGAGACCTACAATAAacctactgattttttttttaagctgttattttaaaaattctgtctgTTCCTTGGATTTTAATTACCTAGGATTATTTGGTTGGCTACAAAACTGCAGTAGTGACCCATTAAAGGACAAAGACTTTGCCTTTTTCCCTTGGACACTTCAGTTTGTTTAATGATTCTCTTCCATGCTCAGTTGTTAGCTTCTCCCTTTTCTTAAGTAGCTGTTCTCAAGTGCTGTGTTATGGCCTCAACAGAACATAACTAATACAGaattatgctttttcttccctaacaTCTTCAAATTTAAATGGCTAGGGTCTGGATGTGAGCCTTGCAGCAGCTTGCGAAGGAGAGTACAGAGATGTCTGGGAGGTCAGCAGAAGTGACTGTTGCAGGCACGTTGTCACAGCAGAGGTGCGTGAAGTGGTACTTGCAGAGACCACGTGTGATTCACCTGGTTCAGAATAAAGTCTGGCTGGTGTGATTGCCCATGAGGGCATGTATAGACCAGTTGCTTCCTAATGCTAAAAATAACAACACACTGTTGCATACAACACAGTTCAGCCATAAAGCTCTAGCccagtttctgcttttgtatttaCCCTCGTGCTGTTCCCTCCATACATCTTACCCACAGGAGTTGGTCAAGCCTGTTTGTTCCCAGTCCCAGCAGTGGTGTGAGCCACTTCTCTGTTCCCTTCAGCAGAGGGAGATCACTCAGATGCTGTAAGGGACACAGAGacctgcctctctgctgctgtgcaccAAAGACACATTGCTCTGGAGAGGCAGGATCTGCTCTGTGCCATGTAGTTGCTGCAGATATTAACATGTATAATGTAATAAACTTAGGAATATATAAATTTGAAGGTGTCAGGTGACAACTGTTTACTCAAATAGTATAAAACTAATCCAAAGGGGATGCGAGTGGGAATAgggaattttatttcagataggTATTTGCATTGTTGGCATCTCCACTCTCCAGTTCTGGTCATGGAAAAGCTCAGAGGGGGGCACAGCGCTGTCCTGCTCTGAAACAAGGTCCCTCATGCTGCAGGGGGTGAACAGGATTGACACCAGCCCCTCCATTCCCCACCTccatgtgaaaaaaatttttttttatttgttcctgGGGCCCTGTTGCCCTTTCAATACAGCCCTTAAGCACAATAAAAGCTTTGTCCATCCTATCTGTATTCCTAGGGGCATCTCTACTCCCAGCTTTCAGGGAAGGGGAAGTTGGTCACTTCAGTAGTTGTGCTGTAGTGCTTAGTATGTCTTCTCCCATTTCAGACAAACCTCAGGCCTCTCCCACCCCAAGCTCTTACCCACAAGACTCAGTACCTGCTTACAATAGGAATAGGTGCCACTTTATTATAAAAGTTTCCCTATTTATATCCAccaaggggggggggaactGGAAAGCCCTTAAAAACA encodes the following:
- the PSMA7 gene encoding proteasome subunit alpha type-7; translated protein: MSYDRAITVFSPDGHLFQVEYAQEAVKKGSTAVGVRGKDIVVLGVEKKSVAKLQDERTVRKICALDDNVCMAFAGLTADARIVINRARVECQSHRLTVEDPVTVEYITRYIASLKQRYTQSNGRRPFGISALIVGFDFDGTPRLYQTDPSGTYHAWKANAIGRGAKSVREFLEKNYTDEAIETDDLTIKLVIKALLEVVQSGGKNIELAVMRREQPLKILNPEEIEKYVAEIEKEKEENEKKKQKKTS